A genomic region of Acidobacteriota bacterium contains the following coding sequences:
- a CDS encoding tRNA-binding protein, with amino-acid sequence MKPAPVKPAIKLDIVNQVDARVGTIERVSEVDGSRKLVRLTVDFGDHTRTIFAGMKQEREDPIEIEGRQALFIINLKPRKMMGEVSEGMLFDVGYEDGLQPAFLTPERPVPNGTRAG; translated from the coding sequence ATGAAGCCCGCACCGGTGAAGCCCGCCATAAAGCTCGATATCGTCAATCAGGTTGACGCTCGCGTCGGCACGATCGAGCGTGTCAGCGAGGTCGACGGCTCGAGAAAACTCGTTCGACTCACGGTCGATTTCGGTGACCACACGCGGACGATCTTCGCGGGAATGAAGCAGGAGCGCGAGGATCCGATCGAAATCGAAGGCCGACAGGCCCTGTTCATCATCAACCTGAAGCCCAGGAAGATGATGGGGGAAGTCTCGGAGGGCATGCTCTTCGACGTCGGGTATGAGGACGGCCTTCAGCCGGCATTCCTGACCCCGGAGCGCCCGGTCCCGAATGGCACCCGCGCCGGGTGA
- a CDS encoding pyrroloquinoline quinone-dependent dehydrogenase — MTRKIGRAAAAAALAALVLTAGSARAQSNGPWQSYGTENGEWRSYAGNIAGQKYSPLDQIDAGNFGQLEIAWEWMSVDRHLSRTSPGGGEWYAPLDTIVESLVADTPNLYRERQSPNPSRFQATPLMIDGVLYFNTPLSQGVAVDAETGETLWVFNPKTYEEGTPSMSGPWTQRGVAYWTDGERDERIFWGTGAGYLVCVQARSGRPCADFGPDGSGMVDAMVGIPRVDREARDYLNALLYSINSPPIVVRDRVIHGSHIADVRVTKEAPPGWVRAWNVRTGEHEWDFHTVPNSPDEFGADTWLNESWRYSGNGNVWSMLAGDNELGYVYLPTGTVTNDYYGADRLGDNLFSESIIAVDIETGQRVWHFQAVHHGLWDWDFPTHPNLIDITVDGRDIPALAQVSKQGFTYVFDRVTGDPVWPIEERPVPQETNLPGEVPSPTQPFPTKPPPFEYQGVTIDDLIDFTPEVREMALEAVSEFTLGPIFTPPLQIVEGVTQGTIQRPAIDGGANWGGAGVDPETGVLYVPSNNRSSVLHFYTPDPSTTGATMAITQAAFGSGRQPAMPQGLPLFKPPYSRMTAVDLNAGDIAWMQPNGDGNRIRNHPMLRDLDLPPLGGDGRGGPLVTKTLLISALTAGGTDDGPRLVARDKATGQIVGSVDLPTGAIGTPMTYLVDGRQHIALTVGAGPRLIAFALPE, encoded by the coding sequence ATGACGAGGAAGATCGGACGCGCCGCCGCCGCAGCGGCGTTGGCGGCGCTCGTCCTGACGGCCGGTAGCGCACGCGCCCAGTCGAACGGACCCTGGCAGAGCTACGGCACCGAGAACGGCGAGTGGCGGAGCTACGCCGGCAACATCGCCGGTCAGAAATACTCCCCTCTCGACCAGATAGACGCCGGCAACTTCGGCCAGCTCGAGATCGCCTGGGAGTGGATGTCGGTCGACCGGCACCTGAGCCGCACCAGCCCCGGAGGCGGTGAGTGGTACGCGCCGCTGGACACGATCGTCGAATCACTCGTCGCCGATACCCCGAATCTCTACCGGGAACGCCAGTCGCCGAACCCGTCCAGGTTCCAGGCGACGCCGTTGATGATCGACGGCGTGCTCTATTTCAACACGCCGCTCTCACAGGGCGTGGCGGTTGATGCCGAGACCGGCGAGACCCTCTGGGTCTTCAATCCGAAGACTTACGAGGAGGGCACTCCGTCCATGTCCGGCCCCTGGACCCAGCGGGGCGTCGCCTACTGGACCGACGGCGAGAGGGACGAACGGATCTTCTGGGGCACCGGCGCCGGCTACCTCGTCTGTGTCCAGGCGAGGTCCGGGCGCCCGTGCGCCGATTTCGGGCCGGACGGCAGCGGCATGGTCGACGCCATGGTCGGCATCCCGCGGGTCGACCGGGAGGCGCGCGACTACCTCAACGCCCTGCTCTACTCGATCAACTCGCCGCCGATCGTCGTGCGCGATCGGGTGATCCACGGCTCCCACATCGCCGACGTGCGCGTCACCAAGGAAGCCCCCCCGGGGTGGGTGCGGGCGTGGAACGTCCGGACCGGCGAGCACGAATGGGATTTCCATACGGTCCCCAACAGCCCCGACGAGTTCGGGGCCGACACCTGGCTCAACGAGTCGTGGCGCTATTCGGGCAACGGGAATGTCTGGTCGATGCTGGCCGGCGACAACGAGCTGGGCTACGTGTATCTGCCTACCGGCACCGTCACCAACGATTACTACGGGGCGGACCGCCTGGGCGACAACCTGTTCTCGGAGTCGATAATCGCCGTCGACATCGAGACCGGACAACGGGTCTGGCATTTCCAGGCGGTGCACCACGGCCTGTGGGACTGGGATTTCCCCACCCATCCCAACCTGATCGACATCACCGTCGACGGTCGCGACATTCCGGCCCTGGCCCAGGTGAGCAAGCAGGGCTTCACCTACGTGTTCGACCGGGTCACCGGCGACCCGGTCTGGCCGATCGAGGAACGCCCGGTCCCACAGGAAACCAACCTCCCGGGCGAGGTGCCGTCGCCGACGCAGCCCTTCCCCACCAAGCCTCCGCCGTTCGAGTATCAGGGCGTGACCATCGACGATCTGATCGATTTCACCCCGGAAGTCCGGGAGATGGCGCTCGAGGCGGTGAGCGAGTTCACGCTCGGCCCCATCTTCACGCCGCCGCTGCAAATCGTCGAGGGGGTGACGCAGGGCACAATCCAGCGACCCGCGATCGACGGGGGCGCCAACTGGGGCGGCGCCGGCGTCGACCCGGAGACCGGCGTCCTCTACGTGCCCTCGAACAACCGCTCCTCGGTGCTGCACTTCTACACGCCGGACCCGTCGACCACCGGCGCCACCATGGCCATCACGCAGGCGGCCTTCGGCAGCGGACGCCAGCCGGCGATGCCCCAGGGGCTGCCCCTGTTCAAGCCGCCGTATTCCCGGATGACCGCGGTGGATCTGAACGCCGGCGACATCGCCTGGATGCAGCCGAACGGCGACGGGAACCGAATTCGGAACCACCCGATGCTGCGCGACCTCGACCTCCCGCCGCTGGGCGGCGACGGTCGGGGCGGGCCGCTGGTGACGAAAACCCTGCTCATCAGCGCGCTGACGGCGGGCGGCACGGATGACGGTCCCCGGCTGGTCGCGCGCGACAAGGCGACGGGACAGATCGTCGGGTCGGTCGACCTGCCCACCGGCGCGATTGGGACCCCGATGACCTACCTGGTCGACGGGCGCCAGCACATCGCCCTGACCGTGGGCGCGGGCCCGCGCCTGATAGCGTTCGCCCTGCCTGAGTAG
- a CDS encoding thioredoxin domain-containing protein, translating to MPNRLAAEPSPYLQQHAENPVDWYPWGDEAFARARTESKPIFLSIGYSTCHWCHVMEHESFEHAGIAALLNEHFVPVKVDREERPDVDRVYMAFVQATTGSGGWPMSVWLTPDLKPFFGGTYFPPDSRWGRVGFADVLREVASRWSSNRAELEQSADTILDRLRAIQSPTAAAPSAGTTGGIIIPGGAPPVSLPPPVPPGADALEAGAGQFLSSFDTTHAGFGGAPKFPRPAELLFLLRESVRSGDANAGRIAVATLEAMAAGGIRDHVGGGFHRYSVDAAWRVPHFEKMLYDQAQLVLAYLEAGQAVDAPSLFTVAADTIDYVLRDLTHPEGGFYSAEDADSVPPEAAAASPRPRKAEGAFYLWTLSEIDELLGDDADLVARRFGIEPNGNAPEDPLGEFRGKNIPYLQQDVAQIARLTGRPPEDVESSLVAARQRLFDVRSERPRPHLDDKVLAAWNGMMIAALARTAHVLGGEAAERSLQAAIRAAGFVRERLWDAGRGVLARRWHASQATGGQASSIDGYAEDYACVIWGLLELVQTTGDAAWLDWALELQARQDALFRDEANGGWFATTGDDPSVLLRVKEEYDGAEPAAGSVAVGNLQTIAHLTGDRAAAARAAEVLAGFGGRFGQSARSSPMMMAALTRHHAPRDGVTQVVIVGEPGDAATRELERVVAACYLPFAVRVVVAPGEAQARLAERAPFIGAMRQIDGRPTAHVCADFACREPVTEPARLEAQLKENGKVAAR from the coding sequence ATGCCGAACCGTCTGGCCGCCGAGCCCAGTCCGTACCTGCAGCAGCACGCCGAGAATCCCGTCGACTGGTATCCCTGGGGCGACGAAGCGTTCGCGCGCGCCCGGACGGAGAGCAAGCCGATCTTCCTGTCGATCGGCTACTCCACCTGCCACTGGTGCCATGTGATGGAGCACGAGTCGTTCGAGCACGCCGGCATAGCGGCGCTGCTCAACGAGCACTTCGTGCCGGTAAAGGTGGACCGCGAGGAGCGCCCCGACGTCGACCGGGTCTACATGGCGTTCGTCCAGGCGACCACCGGCTCGGGCGGCTGGCCGATGAGCGTCTGGCTGACGCCCGACCTCAAGCCGTTCTTCGGCGGCACCTACTTTCCGCCTGACTCGCGCTGGGGACGTGTCGGCTTCGCCGATGTCCTTCGCGAGGTGGCGTCGCGCTGGTCATCGAACCGGGCCGAGCTGGAGCAATCGGCCGACACCATCCTCGACCGGCTGCGGGCGATACAGTCGCCGACGGCGGCGGCGCCGTCAGCCGGCACCACGGGCGGGATCATCATTCCGGGCGGAGCGCCGCCGGTCAGCTTGCCGCCGCCAGTACCTCCCGGCGCCGACGCGCTCGAAGCGGGGGCCGGCCAGTTCCTCTCGTCGTTCGATACGACCCATGCCGGCTTCGGCGGCGCGCCGAAGTTTCCCCGGCCGGCCGAGCTGCTCTTCCTGCTCCGTGAATCGGTCCGTTCCGGCGACGCCAACGCCGGGCGCATCGCCGTCGCCACGCTCGAAGCGATGGCGGCCGGCGGCATCCGCGATCACGTCGGCGGAGGTTTCCACCGGTATTCGGTCGACGCCGCCTGGCGCGTGCCGCACTTCGAGAAGATGCTGTACGACCAGGCCCAGCTTGTGCTGGCCTACCTGGAAGCGGGGCAGGCAGTCGATGCGCCGTCGCTGTTCACGGTGGCGGCCGACACCATCGACTACGTCCTGCGCGATCTGACGCATCCGGAGGGAGGCTTCTACTCGGCGGAAGATGCCGACAGCGTCCCGCCGGAGGCCGCGGCGGCGAGCCCGCGCCCCCGAAAAGCCGAAGGCGCGTTCTACCTCTGGACCCTCTCGGAGATCGACGAACTGCTGGGAGACGACGCCGATCTGGTCGCGCGCCGCTTCGGCATCGAGCCGAACGGCAACGCGCCCGAGGATCCGCTGGGGGAGTTCCGCGGGAAGAACATTCCCTACCTCCAGCAGGATGTCGCGCAGATCGCCCGGCTGACCGGCCGTCCGCCGGAAGATGTTGAGAGCTCCCTCGTGGCGGCGCGGCAGCGGCTGTTCGACGTCCGGTCCGAGCGGCCGCGCCCCCACCTCGACGACAAGGTGCTCGCCGCCTGGAACGGCATGATGATTGCCGCCCTTGCGCGCACCGCCCATGTGCTGGGCGGCGAGGCGGCCGAGCGCAGCCTGCAGGCGGCCATCCGCGCCGCGGGGTTCGTCCGCGAGCGGCTCTGGGACGCCGGGCGCGGCGTGCTCGCGCGCCGCTGGCATGCGAGTCAGGCGACCGGCGGGCAGGCGTCGTCGATTGACGGTTATGCCGAGGACTACGCCTGCGTCATCTGGGGGCTGCTGGAGCTCGTGCAGACGACCGGCGACGCCGCGTGGCTGGACTGGGCGCTCGAGTTGCAGGCGCGCCAGGACGCTCTGTTTCGCGACGAAGCGAACGGCGGGTGGTTCGCGACCACCGGCGACGACCCGTCGGTCCTGCTCCGCGTCAAGGAGGAGTATGACGGGGCCGAGCCGGCTGCCGGATCGGTGGCGGTCGGCAACCTGCAGACGATCGCCCATCTCACGGGCGACCGCGCCGCGGCCGCACGGGCGGCCGAGGTGCTTGCCGGCTTCGGCGGACGTTTCGGCCAGTCGGCCCGTTCGTCGCCGATGATGATGGCGGCGTTGACGCGCCACCATGCACCGCGTGACGGCGTGACGCAGGTGGTGATTGTCGGTGAACCCGGCGATGCCGCGACGCGGGAGCTCGAACGGGTCGTCGCCGCGTGCTACCTGCCGTTTGCCGTCCGCGTGGTTGTGGCCCCGGGCGAGGCGCAGGCGCGGCTGGCGGAACGCGCGCCGTTCATCGGTGCGATGCGGCAGATCGACGGCAGGCCGACGGCTCACGTCTGCGCCGACTTCGCGTGCCGGGAGCCCGTAACCGAGCCGGCCCGGCTCGAGGCGCAACTGAAGGAGAATGGCAAGGTGGCAGCGCGATGA
- a CDS encoding MBL fold metallo-hydrolase, with amino-acid sequence MLRVICLAGLVTAGVGMTLTVAAFEAQEERPAIETIRVTDNLWMLGSEGDAGEGMRTGGNTALFVADSGVVLVDTKLEGYGEAIMAEVRRVTDRPVTHIINTHTHFDHSGSNTEFPDTVEFVAHENIRRAMARDDCQPVPTNCDDFQGENAKYLPSTTFSDRLTLFSGADAIDLYHFGPGHTDGDTFIVFRESRAMHTGDMFLGKFAPFIDAQNGNGGSASEFGQTLNKVLANVPDVDTIITGHWHTPLVWSDLEDYARFYNDLVDQAQRSRAAGRSADEAAAAYALPDDLEEYSVTGQSVRPIIGYLYEGR; translated from the coding sequence ATGTTGCGTGTGATCTGCCTGGCGGGGCTGGTGACGGCGGGCGTCGGAATGACGCTGACCGTGGCGGCGTTCGAGGCACAGGAAGAGAGACCCGCGATCGAGACGATCCGGGTGACCGACAACCTCTGGATGCTCGGATCGGAAGGGGACGCCGGCGAGGGAATGCGGACCGGCGGCAATACGGCGCTGTTCGTGGCTGACTCCGGCGTCGTGCTGGTCGATACCAAGCTGGAGGGCTACGGCGAGGCGATCATGGCGGAGGTGCGGCGCGTCACGGACCGGCCGGTGACCCACATCATCAACACGCACACCCACTTCGACCATTCCGGCAGCAACACCGAGTTCCCGGACACGGTGGAATTCGTCGCGCACGAGAACATCCGGCGCGCCATGGCCCGCGACGACTGCCAGCCGGTGCCGACCAACTGCGACGACTTCCAGGGCGAGAACGCGAAGTACCTCCCGTCGACCACCTTTTCGGACCGCCTGACGCTGTTCAGCGGCGCGGACGCCATCGACCTCTACCATTTCGGCCCGGGGCACACCGACGGCGATACGTTCATCGTCTTCCGCGAGTCGCGCGCGATGCACACCGGGGACATGTTCCTCGGGAAGTTCGCGCCGTTCATCGACGCGCAGAACGGCAACGGCGGCAGCGCCAGCGAGTTCGGGCAGACGTTGAACAAGGTGCTCGCCAACGTGCCCGACGTCGACACGATCATTACGGGGCACTGGCACACGCCGCTGGTGTGGAGCGATCTGGAGGACTACGCGCGGTTCTACAACGACCTCGTCGATCAGGCGCAGCGAAGCCGAGCGGCGGGACGTTCCGCCGACGAGGCGGCGGCCGCCTACGCGCTCCCGGACGATCTCGAGGAGTACTCGGTCACGGGGCAGTCGGTGCGGCCCATCATCGGGTATCTGTACGAGGGTCGCTGA
- a CDS encoding TetR/AcrR family transcriptional regulator: MGDSVTARKPKQTARRRARPARVRLSAAERRAQLIDVAIPLFGEHGFAGTTTKAIARAAGVSEAIIFRHFQSKEELYAAAFDRWRGKNTDQFVDILQGYADRGDDLELLRTLYTVMLQGYEKDRALHRMVLYAGLERGTSGHGQITDKMQHMPVYDFLERYILQRQEEGAFRPGDPYLIATAVLGLPQSHALWTKLSALPSAHSDHVVADLYARMLLQGLRA; the protein is encoded by the coding sequence ATGGGCGATTCTGTCACAGCACGGAAGCCGAAACAAACGGCGCGGCGCCGGGCGCGGCCGGCACGCGTCCGCCTGTCTGCGGCGGAGCGGCGCGCCCAGTTGATAGACGTCGCGATTCCGCTGTTCGGCGAGCACGGTTTCGCGGGCACGACCACCAAGGCGATCGCCCGGGCGGCCGGCGTCAGCGAAGCGATCATCTTCCGCCACTTCCAGTCGAAGGAAGAGCTGTACGCGGCCGCCTTCGACCGGTGGCGCGGAAAGAACACGGACCAGTTCGTGGACATCCTGCAGGGTTACGCGGACCGCGGAGACGACCTGGAACTGCTGAGAACCCTCTATACCGTGATGCTCCAGGGGTATGAAAAGGACCGCGCGTTGCACCGCATGGTGCTGTACGCCGGTCTCGAACGGGGCACGTCCGGCCACGGCCAGATCACGGACAAGATGCAACACATGCCGGTCTACGATTTCCTCGAACGGTACATTCTGCAACGCCAGGAGGAGGGCGCGTTCCGGCCCGGCGACCCGTATCTGATCGCGACCGCGGTGTTGGGGTTGCCGCAGTCACACGCCCTGTGGACCAAGCTCTCGGCATTGCCGTCCGCACACTCCGACCACGTGGTCGCCGACCTCTACGCGCGGATGCTCCTCCAGGGGCTCCGCGCCTGA
- the pheA gene encoding prephenate dehydratase — protein MPARTPVHRGSASAPVFFSQGAKILRIAYQGEPGAYSEAAALRFNPNTDTLPLSKFGDVFKAVEAGEATHGILPIENTIGGSIHQNYDLLLEHELPIVAEVKHPIVHNLLVREGTGLRDIRRVYSHPQGLAQCERFLRTLDDAEIVATYDTAGSAKIIQEQGLADTAAIASERAAELFGLTVLERAIQDYAGNTTRFLIISRDPTPLGDPDKTSIVFTVADIPGALFKALSVFALRDVALLKLESRPIPDRPFEYLFYADVGADREDMACARALMHLAEFARSLRTLGSYQAWRQ, from the coding sequence ATGCCGGCGCGGACGCCGGTGCATCGTGGGAGCGCGAGCGCTCCTGTATTCTTCTCGCAAGGAGCGAAGATCTTGCGTATCGCCTACCAGGGAGAGCCGGGCGCCTATAGCGAAGCGGCGGCGCTCCGCTTCAATCCCAATACCGACACGCTGCCTCTTTCGAAGTTCGGGGACGTGTTCAAGGCGGTCGAGGCGGGGGAGGCGACCCACGGCATCCTGCCGATCGAGAACACCATCGGCGGCAGCATCCACCAGAACTACGATCTGCTGCTTGAGCACGAGCTGCCGATCGTCGCCGAGGTGAAGCACCCCATCGTCCACAACCTGCTGGTGCGGGAGGGGACCGGCCTCCGCGACATCAGGCGCGTCTATTCGCACCCGCAGGGGCTGGCGCAGTGCGAGCGGTTTCTCCGGACCCTCGACGACGCCGAGATCGTCGCAACCTACGACACCGCGGGCAGCGCGAAGATAATTCAGGAGCAGGGGCTTGCCGACACCGCCGCGATCGCTTCCGAGCGGGCGGCGGAGCTGTTTGGCCTGACGGTTCTCGAACGCGCCATCCAGGACTACGCCGGGAACACCACCCGCTTCCTGATCATCAGCCGCGATCCGACTCCGCTCGGCGACCCCGACAAGACGTCCATCGTCTTCACCGTGGCGGACATTCCGGGCGCGCTCTTCAAGGCGCTCAGCGTCTTCGCGTTGCGCGACGTCGCGTTACTCAAGCTGGAGTCGCGCCCGATTCCGGACCGGCCGTTCGAGTACCTGTTCTACGCCGATGTCGGCGCCGACCGGGAGGACATGGCGTGCGCGCGCGCCCTGATGCACCTGGCGGAGTTCGCGCGTTCGCTCCGCACTCTCGGTTCCTACCAGGCCTGGCGGCAGTAG
- a CDS encoding YihY/virulence factor BrkB family protein: MVWFSSAGVARRVRRFARAFRVAAIRLVSGNDLTYASSIAYYALISLFPLLLLSAAALGRWTTDEAARADVSRFLIQFFPAQIDLVRTQLDAVAGATIGMSVVSVIVTIWVAAGIFRAISTAVNGIWDLESPPSLLRHHGVAFALFGAVGTVFVVSVVWLSLGDLVRASRIGERLVDGLPLLETLLSIPSRYLPLAAVILIAAFVFAFVPNTAVRVREVWVGAIVTGLLWQAGLAGFSWYLRALSELTLAGSITAVVAFLFWVYTSAAIFLFGAEFTHAWIREARADAGVDAGAP; encoded by the coding sequence CTGGTGTGGTTCAGTAGCGCGGGGGTGGCGCGGAGGGTACGCCGCTTCGCGCGCGCCTTCCGGGTGGCGGCAATCCGCCTGGTTTCCGGCAACGACCTCACCTATGCCTCGTCCATTGCCTACTACGCGCTGATTTCCCTCTTCCCGCTGCTGCTGCTGTCGGCCGCCGCCCTCGGCCGGTGGACGACGGATGAAGCGGCGCGCGCGGACGTCTCACGGTTCCTGATTCAGTTCTTTCCGGCCCAGATCGACCTGGTGCGGACCCAACTCGATGCCGTCGCCGGGGCGACCATCGGCATGAGCGTCGTGAGCGTGATTGTCACCATCTGGGTGGCGGCGGGCATTTTCCGTGCGATATCGACCGCCGTCAACGGCATCTGGGATCTCGAGAGCCCACCCTCGCTGTTGCGCCACCACGGGGTGGCCTTCGCACTCTTTGGCGCGGTCGGAACCGTGTTTGTCGTCTCCGTCGTCTGGCTCAGCCTCGGCGACCTCGTGCGGGCCAGCCGGATCGGCGAGCGACTGGTCGACGGGCTGCCGTTGCTGGAGACGCTGCTCTCGATCCCGAGCCGGTACCTGCCTCTTGCCGCCGTCATCCTGATCGCGGCGTTCGTCTTCGCCTTCGTGCCGAATACCGCCGTCCGGGTGCGCGAAGTGTGGGTCGGCGCGATAGTGACCGGGCTGTTGTGGCAAGCCGGACTGGCCGGCTTCTCGTGGTATCTCCGCGCCCTCTCGGAGTTGACGCTGGCCGGGTCCATCACCGCGGTCGTGGCGTTCCTGTTCTGGGTCTATACGTCGGCCGCCATCTTTCTCTTCGGCGCCGAGTTCACCCATGCGTGGATCCGGGAGGCGCGCGCCGATGCCGGCGTGGACGCCGGCGCACCGTAA
- a CDS encoding YtxH domain-containing protein: MDERSRVLLSVALGAVAGGLVGFLYLTRRGRDVREQMEPALDSFVDEINWARATVEKARDAVAEGRRAFDDMMAAARAPEPASGEPAGIERPPAGVVQ, encoded by the coding sequence GTGGATGAACGCTCGCGGGTACTGCTTTCGGTTGCACTCGGCGCGGTGGCCGGCGGACTGGTCGGCTTCCTGTACCTGACGCGGCGCGGCCGCGACGTGCGGGAGCAGATGGAACCGGCGCTCGACAGCTTCGTCGACGAGATCAACTGGGCTCGCGCCACGGTCGAGAAGGCGCGCGACGCGGTAGCGGAAGGACGCCGCGCCTTCGACGACATGATGGCCGCCGCACGGGCGCCCGAGCCGGCGTCCGGGGAACCCGCCGGGATCGAACGGCCCCCGGCTGGTGTGGTTCAGTAG
- a CDS encoding methylcrotonoyl-CoA carboxylase has protein sequence MDRLRSSIRTESDDYRANHAAMSALVRQLEERRAAARAGGGDDATTRQRGQGKRTARERIDRLLDDSSPFLELSPLAAGGMYDGAAPGAGLVTGIGRVAGREVLVIANDATVKGGTYFPITVRKHLRAQQVAAENRLPCIYLVDSGGAYLPLQAEVFPDREHFGRIFYNQARMSAAGIAQIAVVMGSCTAGGAYVPAMSDQTIIVRNAGTIFLGGPPLVKAATGEEVTAEELGGADVHTRISGVADYLAEDDDHALRLARTVVSTLPDGPGDAPSAGLAAGSAGEPADTPAHGASPWDPSATDAPPEDPAYDPDELLGVTPPDARTAYDVREVIARLVDGSRFDEFKARYGPTLVTGHARIHGQLAGIVANNGVLFSESALKATHFIQLCNRRGTPLVFLQNITGFIVGRDYEQRGIAKDGAKMVNAVANSVVPKLTVIIGGSFGAGNYGMCGRAYDPRFLWSWPNARISVMGGEQAANVLATVAADRARREGRDLGEAAIEAIRAPILAKYAEESSPYYATARLWDDGILTPPETRAALALGLAVARRVPGGPPAYGVFRM, from the coding sequence ATGGACCGGCTGCGCTCTTCCATCCGGACCGAATCGGACGACTACCGCGCGAACCATGCGGCGATGTCGGCGCTGGTGCGCCAACTGGAAGAACGCCGCGCCGCGGCGCGGGCGGGCGGCGGCGACGACGCGACGACGCGGCAGCGGGGGCAGGGCAAACGGACGGCGCGCGAGCGGATCGATCGGCTCCTCGACGACTCCTCGCCGTTTCTGGAACTCTCGCCGCTCGCCGCCGGCGGGATGTATGACGGCGCGGCCCCCGGCGCCGGGCTCGTCACCGGCATCGGGCGGGTTGCCGGACGCGAGGTGCTCGTCATCGCGAACGACGCGACCGTCAAGGGGGGCACCTATTTCCCGATCACCGTCCGCAAGCACCTGCGCGCACAGCAGGTTGCGGCGGAAAACCGGCTGCCCTGCATCTATCTGGTGGACTCGGGCGGCGCCTACCTTCCGCTGCAGGCCGAGGTCTTTCCCGACCGGGAGCATTTCGGCCGGATCTTCTACAACCAGGCCCGGATGTCGGCCGCCGGAATCGCCCAGATCGCGGTCGTCATGGGTTCGTGCACGGCCGGCGGCGCTTACGTCCCGGCCATGTCGGATCAGACGATCATCGTGCGGAACGCGGGGACCATCTTCCTCGGCGGCCCGCCCCTCGTGAAGGCGGCGACCGGCGAGGAAGTGACGGCGGAGGAGTTGGGCGGTGCCGATGTCCATACGCGGATCTCCGGCGTCGCCGACTACCTCGCGGAGGACGACGATCACGCGCTCCGGCTCGCCCGCACTGTGGTGTCAACGCTGCCGGACGGACCCGGCGACGCGCCGTCGGCGGGGTTGGCGGCGGGAAGCGCCGGCGAGCCGGCGGACACGCCGGCTCATGGCGCGTCGCCGTGGGATCCGTCGGCGACCGACGCGCCGCCGGAAGATCCCGCCTACGACCCCGACGAGCTGCTCGGCGTCACGCCTCCCGACGCCCGAACCGCGTACGACGTGCGCGAGGTGATCGCACGCCTGGTGGACGGCTCCCGGTTCGACGAGTTCAAGGCGCGCTACGGTCCGACGCTGGTGACCGGCCATGCGCGCATCCACGGCCAGCTCGCGGGGATCGTCGCGAACAACGGCGTGCTGTTCTCCGAATCGGCCCTCAAGGCAACCCATTTCATTCAGCTCTGCAACCGGCGCGGCACGCCGCTTGTGTTCCTGCAGAACATCACCGGTTTCATCGTCGGCCGCGACTACGAGCAGCGCGGCATCGCCAAGGATGGCGCGAAAATGGTGAACGCGGTAGCGAACAGCGTCGTGCCGAAGCTGACCGTCATCATCGGCGGCTCGTTCGGCGCCGGCAACTACGGAATGTGCGGCCGCGCCTACGATCCGCGCTTCCTCTGGAGCTGGCCGAACGCGCGGATCTCGGTGATGGGAGGCGAGCAGGCGGCCAACGTCCTCGCGACAGTCGCCGCCGATCGCGCCCGACGCGAGGGGCGCGACCTGGGCGAGGCGGCGATCGAGGCGATTCGCGCCCCGATCCTCGCCAAGTACGCCGAGGAAAGCTCTCCCTACTACGCGACCGCGAGGCTCTGGGACGACGGCATCCTCACGCCTCCCGAGACGCGCGCCGCCCTCGCCCTCGGTCTCGCCGTCGCGCGACGCGTGCCGGGCGGACCACCAGCCTACGGCGTCTTCCGGATGTAG